The Euphorbia lathyris chromosome 3, ddEupLath1.1, whole genome shotgun sequence genome contains a region encoding:
- the LOC136221616 gene encoding probable receptor-like protein kinase At1g49730 isoform X2, with product MDRLIHKIRPQLLSWLHRSRSGAVSYFARRFSYKEVKRATDGFHRIIYSDSHGTAYKARFQDGEIALVKEVNDLDQGDDVFYREVQLLGRLHHRHLLALKGFSMGQKRLLVFDNIENGSLKEHLNDPLKTPLNWKTRLQIAIGVAAALEYLFLFSNLSMYHVSISSSNIMLDENFNAKLSNFGLLSPDGNYAAMPQPPSAEECMDGSGGNIIFQLGVVLLELITGQSSEKGSTDLIQWIQGSRFRSSMQMMIDPDLGNTYNSKQLKNLLAVARLCITSGDKPKFSIPQIFRYVQNSFH from the exons ATGGATCGTCTGATCCACAAGATTCGTCCTCAACTTCTCTCTTGGCTTCACCGATCCCGTTctg GAGCTGTATCTTACTTTGCTAGGCGCTTCTCATACAAAGAAGTAAAGAGGGCAACGGATGGCTTTCACAGAATAATATATAGTGATTCTCATGGGACTGCTTACAAGGCCAGATTTCAAGATGGTGAAATTGCACTTGTGAAGGAAGTAAACGACCTTGATCAAGGAGATGATGTTTTTTATAGGGAAGTACAACTCTTGGGTCGCTTGCATCACCGTCATCTTCTTGCTCTTAAAGGATTCTCCATGGGTCAGAAAAG GTTGCTAGTGTTTGACAATATAGAAAATGGAAGCTTGAAGGAGCATCTAAATG ATCCTCTTAAGACTCCCTTGAATTGGAAGACAAGGTTACAGATAGCCATTGGAGTAGCAGCAGCATTG GAATATCTGTTTCTCTTTAGTAACCTGTCAATGTATCATGTATCTATCAGCTCAAGCAACATCATGCTAGATGAGAACTTCAATGCAAAG CTTTCCAATTTTGGCCTTCTTAGTCCTGATGGAAATTATGCTGCAATGCCCCAACCCCCATCAGCTGAAG AGTGTATGGATGGGAGTGGTGGAAACATAATATTTCAGCTAGGCGTGGTGCTCCTGGAGTTAATAACTGGTCAATCATCCGAGAAGGGCAGCACAGATTTAATCCAATGGATCCAAGGATCACGATTTCGCAGTTCTATGCAGATGATGATAGACCCAGATCTTGGGAACACTTATAACTCCAAACAGCTTAAAAATCTTCTTGCTGTTGCAAGATTGTGTATAACATCTGGGGATAAACCAAAATTTTCTATTCCTCAGATTTTTCGTTATGTGCAGAATTCCTTCCATTGA
- the LOC136221616 gene encoding probable receptor-like protein kinase At1g49730 isoform X1, which produces MDRLIHKIRPQLLSWLHRSRSGAVSYFARRFSYKEVKRATDGFHRIIYSDSHGTAYKARFQDGEIALVKEVNDLDQGDDVFYREVQLLGRLHHRHLLALKGFSMGQKRLLVFDNIENGSLKEHLNDPLKTPLNWKTRLQIAIGVAAALEYLFLFSNLSMYHVSISSSNIMLDENFNAKLSNFGLLSPDGNYAAMPQPPSAEGEECMDGSGGNIIFQLGVVLLELITGQSSEKGSTDLIQWIQGSRFRSSMQMMIDPDLGNTYNSKQLKNLLAVARLCITSGDKPKFSIPQIFRYVQNSFH; this is translated from the exons ATGGATCGTCTGATCCACAAGATTCGTCCTCAACTTCTCTCTTGGCTTCACCGATCCCGTTctg GAGCTGTATCTTACTTTGCTAGGCGCTTCTCATACAAAGAAGTAAAGAGGGCAACGGATGGCTTTCACAGAATAATATATAGTGATTCTCATGGGACTGCTTACAAGGCCAGATTTCAAGATGGTGAAATTGCACTTGTGAAGGAAGTAAACGACCTTGATCAAGGAGATGATGTTTTTTATAGGGAAGTACAACTCTTGGGTCGCTTGCATCACCGTCATCTTCTTGCTCTTAAAGGATTCTCCATGGGTCAGAAAAG GTTGCTAGTGTTTGACAATATAGAAAATGGAAGCTTGAAGGAGCATCTAAATG ATCCTCTTAAGACTCCCTTGAATTGGAAGACAAGGTTACAGATAGCCATTGGAGTAGCAGCAGCATTG GAATATCTGTTTCTCTTTAGTAACCTGTCAATGTATCATGTATCTATCAGCTCAAGCAACATCATGCTAGATGAGAACTTCAATGCAAAG CTTTCCAATTTTGGCCTTCTTAGTCCTGATGGAAATTATGCTGCAATGCCCCAACCCCCATCAGCTGAAGGTGAAG AGTGTATGGATGGGAGTGGTGGAAACATAATATTTCAGCTAGGCGTGGTGCTCCTGGAGTTAATAACTGGTCAATCATCCGAGAAGGGCAGCACAGATTTAATCCAATGGATCCAAGGATCACGATTTCGCAGTTCTATGCAGATGATGATAGACCCAGATCTTGGGAACACTTATAACTCCAAACAGCTTAAAAATCTTCTTGCTGTTGCAAGATTGTGTATAACATCTGGGGATAAACCAAAATTTTCTATTCCTCAGATTTTTCGTTATGTGCAGAATTCCTTCCATTGA